In a genomic window of Aricia agestis chromosome 2, ilAriAges1.1, whole genome shotgun sequence:
- the LOC121739852 gene encoding PIH1 domain-containing protein 1-like: MTKKSITLEVDPSIMEKNMRIISEDPIEEEFNKLLSAVDPHPYKVVKPRPGFCVKTFTKPEGKKVFVNVCLTEAIPCPRDISNEELMQILNSEDPSSYRVPMSIGEGRTEADKSGAPASVYDVAINPDFFSKIEKDDLFQTFFLTVVFEGLQDKYQFEIDMQKFTILKHRKSMGTLQTHRVQIRDVKQYTEATKPLIEEIPKTQAVVSKPPEIAYRLRREPPTGEIEYLLAEFKIPSSVELKDLNLEIGEDRLVLDSKGLYGIVDFFLPCNVDQDIIDAQLNRNKDLLSVKMPVIQ, from the exons ATGACAAAGAAATCAATAACTCTCGAAGTAGATCCTTCAATAATGGAAAAGAATATGAGGATTATAtcg GAGGATCCTATAGAAGAGGAATTCAACAAATTGCTGTCAGCAGTTGATCCGCACCCATACAAAGTCGTTAAACCAAGGCCAG GTTTCTGTgttaaaacatttacaaaaccCGAAGGTAAAAAGGTATTTGTTAATGTTTGCTTGACAGAAGCTATCCCATGTCCTAGAGACATCAGCAATGAGGAGTTGATGCAAATCTTAAATTCCGAGGACCCGTCAAGCTACAGAGTGCCAATGAGTATTGGCGAGGGGCGCACTGAAGCTGATAAATCTGGTGCACCGGCCTCCGTATATGACGTAGCTATAAATCCAGACTTCTTTTCTAAGATTGAAAAGGATGACCTCTTCCAGACATTCTTTTTGACGGTGGTCTTTGAAGGGTTACAGGATAAGTACCAGTTTGAAATTGACATGCAAAAGTTTACAATACTAAAGCATAGAAAGTCCATGGGTACATTACAAACCCATAGAGTTCAGATAAGAGATGTAAAGCAATATACAGAAGCCACAAAGCCATTGATTGAGGAAATTCCAAAAACCCAAGCTGTTGTCTCTAAACCTCCAGAGATAGCTTATAGACTGAGACGAGAGCCGCCCACTGGAGAAATTGAATATCTGTTAGCAGAATTTAAAATACCAAGTTCT gttGAACTCAAAGATTTAAATCTAGAAATAGGGGAAGATAGACTGGTCTTGGATTCTAAGGGATTGTATGGTATTGTTGATTTTTTCCTGCCATGCAATGTAGACCAAGATATTATTGATGCTCAGTTGAATAGGAATAAAGAT CTGCTGTCTGTGAAAATGCCAGTCATTCAATAG
- the LOC121739870 gene encoding dnaJ homolog subfamily C member 10-like, with the protein MKFLILITFLFLGNVNLSEVSFYEILGVTKQATTQEIKQAYKKLAIKLHPDKNPNAADQQKFLKITEAYETLKDPEKRHKYNLYGSRQSYTRTYDYQSQEEYNNLYYNGLYHNDPYVVTLSASSFYSYLNDGLYFINFYSPFCPPCQNLADHWKKLAEVYKDIVNVASVNCKYYNSFCYNNMRIGSYPSLLFYPDGKNGNFVLYRGAHRFDSLEEFMMMYIKSKVNVAHVSQIQNVDQPIAYVVDTDNLYTDAIMRIAYKLKGLATVVIAKENVRIKLTDNTEAVVIFKYKNTKIEIESTDEKIIVNDIVAALPKIEKIGLDKLKKIRTDLRNSHDRSWLLYFTKKGDDYMLLHQLKAALPHMHFGEIDCDALSDLCGSLQVTETPSSGLLKPGGAYQYLWRSAPAYVADAGRALNLHTLSPSDYNNILSGEMSMWMLLVAPAGAAWDHLLDPFTQASLDMIDTDIHFGIMVCTASTAQYCYRLTRDEPVIVVQNASSRHYHNGRIERDDIVEFIDLLRDTTDVELTEEQAIEVAASRDQNWVLAYMPADCRVCEQLMHEWRVVAKRVHPLRDARGGVRVGAVRCAVARGPLCGNVRAATARLYPTGRREHYAVTLQQLSQAPYMLEWIFDILADSITKLNWQVFSKSIIAEELNPSSNKKPWLVYFHSPRCYRCYEMFPEFATVSILLKDSMLYGKVNCVSERSLCHNENINSYPSLRLYLPRRGSNMATVRSISVRDFENIIEDIKPHLARFDSNMLVDLDMAIRSHIRDEL; encoded by the exons atgaaattcctaattttaaTAACGTTTCTCTTTTTGGGAAACGTGAATTTATCAGAGGTGTCTTTTTACGAGATATTAGGAGTGACAAAACAAGCTACTACCCAAGAAATAAAACAAGCCTATAAGAAGCTTGCAATAAAACTCCACCCTGACAAAAATCCT aatgcAGCTGACCAACAAAAGTTTCTAAAGATAACAGAGGCGTATGAAACATTGAAGGATCCTGAAAAGAGGCATAAGTACAATCTGTACGGATCCCGGCAGTCATACACCAGAACATATGACTACCAGTCCCAAGAGGAATATAACAATCTGTACTACAACGGCTTGTACCACAACGATCCTTATGTGGTTACTCTCTCCGCTAGCAGTTTTT ACTCATACTTGAATGatggattatattttattaatttttattctccATTCTGCCCACCTTGTCAGAACTTAGCTGACCATTGGAAGAAATTGGCTGAAGTTTATAAAGACATA GTCAATGTTGCATCAGTGAATTGTAAATATTACAATTCCTTCTGCTACAACAACATGAGAATAGGAAGCTATCCATCTCTACTTTTTTACCCCGAT gGTAAAAATGGCAATTTTGTCTTGTACCGTGGTGCGCACAGGTTTGACTCCTTAGAGGAATTTATGATGATGTACATAAAGAGTAAAGTTAATGTTGCACATGTGTCACAGATACAAAATGTGGACCAACCCATAGCTTATGTTGTTGATACTGACAACTTGTACACTGATGCAATAATGAGGATAGCTTATAAACTA AAAGGCTTAGCAACTGTGGTAATCGCCAAAGAGAATGTTCGGATAAAGTTAACAGATAATACAGAGGCCGTAGTGATATTCAAGTACAAAAATACGAAGATCGAAATAGAGAGTACGGACgagaaaattattgtaaatgacaTTGTGGCTGCCTTACCGAAAATAGAAAAAATTGGATTGGATAAGTTGAag aaaataaGGACGGATCTTCGTAACAGCCATGACAGGTCCTGGTTGTTGTATTTCACGAAGAAAGGAGACGATTACATGTTGTTACACCAATTGAAGGCAGCTTTACCGCACATGCATTTTG GTGAAATCGACTGTGACGCCCTATCCGACCTGTGCGGCTCGCTGCAAGTGACCGAAACCCCATCGTCCGGGTTGCTGAAGCCCGGAGGCGCTTACCAGTACTTATGGCGCTCCGCCCCCGCGTACGTGGCGGACGCGGGGCGAGCGCTCAACCTGCACACCCTGTCACCGTccgactataataatatattgagtgGAG AAATGTCAATGTGGATGCTACTAGTGGCGCCGGCCGGCGCGGCGTGGGACCACCTGCTAGATCCCTTCACGCAGGCCAGTCTCGACATGATCGACACAGACATACAT ttcGGCATAATGGTGTGTACTGCAAGCACAGCGCAGTACTGCTACCGGCTTACACGTGATGAGCCCGTGATAGTCGTGCAGAACGCCAGCTCCAGACATTACCACAACGGCCGCATTGAGAGGGACGATATTGTGGAGTTTATTGACCTACTCAGGGACACAACGG ATGTGGAGCTAACAGAGGAGCAGGCTATAGAGGTGGCCGCGAGCCGCGACCAGAATTGGGTGTTGGCGTACATGCCCGCCGACTGCCGCGTCTGCGAACAGCTCATGCATGAGTGGCGGGTGGTGGCTAAGAGG GTTCATCCGCTGCGCGACGCACGGGGCGGCGTGCGTGTCGGCGCGGTGCGGTGCGCTGTGGCGCGCGGCCCGCTGTGCGGCAACGTGCGCGCCGCCACCGCTAGACTGTACCCCACGGGGCGGAGGGAGCACTACGC cGTGACACTACAACAGCTGTCGCAGGCACCGTACATGTTGGAGTGGATATTCGATATACTCGCCGACTCCATAACCAAACTCAACTGGCAGGTGTTCTCAAAGTCCATCATAGCTGAAGAACTCAATCCTAGCTC gaaTAAGAAGCCGTGGCTTGTGTACTTCCATTCGCCGCGCTGTTACCGCTGCTACGAAATGTTCCCGGAGTTTGCGACTGTGTCCATT CTACTCAAAGACAGTATGTTATACGGCAAAGTGAACTGCGTATCTGAACGCAGTTTGTGTCACAACGAGAATATAAACAGCTATCCATCGCTGCGTCTGTACCTGCCGCGTCGAGGTAGCAACATGGCTACAGTTCGATCTATATCGGTTAGGGActttgaaaacattattgagGACATAAAACCCCATCTAGCGAGGTTCGACAGTAATATGTTGGTGGATTTAGACATGGCCATCCGAAGTCATATACGTGATGAGCTGTAG